The following are encoded together in the Lactuca sativa cultivar Salinas chromosome 1, Lsat_Salinas_v11, whole genome shotgun sequence genome:
- the LOC111916632 gene encoding receptor-like protein CLAVATA2: protein MEARWDPDFCFKTYRIFNSRFTPLFLLFCLSFSTLSSSLPNVFDEITLNIQDRASLLLFKSQLHDPNQRLSWVGSSCTNWTGVSCSRWNGRVLALNLTGFNLSGQLHSSLCKLSFLETLYLSHNNLDGQIPDCFSSFWNIKILDLSHNMFSGVIPDTLMKLSRLTQLDFSHNLFDQMLPYWIGNFSMKLEKLEMGFNSFRGGIPEGLLHLKSLKYLGLSHNNFSGDLPDFRQALGHLSLESNSFSGTLPCLSSSVESLSFLDLAENLLEGGVPTCISSLRALEHLNLSFNHLTYEISPRFLFSNRLVVLDLSYNQLSGYLPKKILDSPEKSGLIVLDLSHNQFSGEIPPDFTELKSLQALFLSHNLLTGEIPSRIGNLTYLQVIDLSHNSLSGSIPLNIVGCFQLLALILNNNNLSGEIQPELDALDSLKILDISNNKISGEIPLTLAGCKSLEVVDLSYNNLSGPLNDALTKWSNLRYLSLSHNKFTGALAIWIFMFESIQSIDLSGNKFSGDIPDGIFNLSLHFNNGEAKENPKAPLLDSKFSLVMGDDLHLNYNLSSTVTIDLSDNLLHGQIPEGLFGLHGLEYLNLSYNFLDGQIPTNLESMWSLKILDLSHNSLSGEVPENLSGLGNLTHLNLSFNYFSGIVNKTKGYWRFSGAFAGNPNLCVESSGGDGGGGGGCLTGKLPEEPERVYEEGKEDGLISGWLFSVSACVSFYSVGVALFCSSRSRNFMFQTKV from the coding sequence ATGGAAGCAAGATGGGATCCGGATTTCTGTTTCAAGACTTACAGAATCTTTAATTCAAGGTTTACGCCGCTGTTTCTGCTGTTTTGCCTTTCGTTCTCGACACTTTCTTCTTCACTTCCTAACGTGTTCGACGAAATAACTCTCAACATACAAGACAGAGCTTCACTTCTCCTGTTCAAGTCACAGCTCCATGACCCGAATCAGAGATTGTCATGGGTCGGTTCGAGTTGCACTAACTGGACTGGGGTGAGTTGCTCGAGATGGAACGGACGGGTTCTTGCACTCAACCTCACTGGGTTTAACCTCTCCGGCCAACTTCATTCAAGCTTGTGTAAACTCTCATTTCTCGAAACCCTATATCTGTCTCATAACAATCTCGATGGCCAGATTCCAGATTGTTTTAGTTCGTTTTGGAATATCAAAATCTTGGATCTTAGTCATAACATGTTTAGTGGTGTTATTCCTGATACCCTCATGAAATTGAGCAGATTAACCCAGCTGGATTTTAGCCACAACCTGTTCGATCAAATGCTTCCCTACTGGATTGGGAACTTCTCAATGAAGCTAGAAAAACTCGAAATGGGGTTTAATTCGTTTCGAGGGGGGATCCCCGAGGGTTTATTGCACTTGAAATCACTTAAATACTTGGGTTTATCTCACAATAATTTCTCCGGTGATCTCCCGGACTTCCGGCAAGCGTTGGGGCATCTTAGCCTCGAGTCAAATTCGTTTTCCGGTACGTTACCTTGTTTATCGTCATCGGTTGAATCACTCTCTTTTCTCGATTTAGCTGAAAACTTACTCGAAGGTGGAGTTCCGACTTGCATTTCTTCCCTACGAGCATTAGAGCATCTTAATTTGTCGTTCAATCATCTAACCtacgagatttctccaagattcctGTTTTCGAATAGACTTGTTGTTCTGGACTTGAGTTATAATCAGTTGTCGGGTTATCTTCCTAAAAAAATTCTCGACTCCCCGGAAAAGTCAGGGCTAATTGTGCTAGACCTTTCGCACAACCAGTTCTCCGGCGAAATTCCACCGGATTTCACAGAGTTAAAAAGCTTACAAGCTTTATTTCTCTCCCATAATCTTCTCACCGGCGAAATCCCGTCAAGAATCGGAAACCTAACCTATCTCCAGGTAATCGATCTCTCTCACAACTCATTATCCGGTTCTATCCCTCTAAACATCGTCGGTTGTTTCCAACTTCTCGCTTTAATCCTCAACAACAACAATCTCTCCGGCGAAATCCAACCGGAGCTCGACGCATTAGACAGTTTAAAAATTCTCGATATCAGCAACAACAAAATTTCCGGCGAAATCCCATTGACGTTGGCCGGATGTAAATCATTAGAGGTCGTCGATTTAAGCTACAACAATCTCTCAGGACCTCTAAACGACGCGTTGACCAAATGGTCAAACCTAAGGTACCTTTCTCTTTCACACAACAAGTTCACCGGAGCTCTCGCCATTTGGATCTTCATGTTTGAATCAATCCAATCAATCGACCTCTCCGGCAACAAATTTTCGGGCGATATCCCCGACGGGATTTTCAACCTCAGTTTACATTTCAACAATGGTGAAGCTAAAGAAAACCCCAAAGCGCCATTGTTAGATAGTAAGTTTTCATTGGTGATGGGTGATGATCTGCATCTAAACTACAATCTTTCATCAACAGTCACCATTGATTTATCAGATAACTTGTTACATGGTCAAATCCCAGAAGGGCTTTTTGGTCTACATGGTTTGGAGTATCTAAATTTATCTTACAATTTCCTCGATGGTCAAATTCCCACAAATTTGGAGTCAATGTGGAGCTTAAAGATTCTTGATTTATCGCATAATTCATTATCGGGTGAAGTCCCGGAAAATTTATCGGGACTCGGGAATTTGACACATTTGAATCTTTCGTTTAATTATTTTTCCGGGATTGTTAATAAGACGAAAGGgtattggagattttcggggGCGTTTgcgggaaaccctaatttgtgtgtgGAGTCATCTggcggtgatggtggtggtggtggtggttgtctGACTGGAAAGTTGCCGGAGGAGCCGGAGAGGGTTTATGAAGAGGGGAAAGAAGACGGGTTGATATCGGGATGGTTGTTTTCGGTTAGTGCTTGTGTTAGTTTTTATTCGGTTGGAGTTGCTTTGTTTTGTTCATCAAGAAGTAGGAATTTTATGTTTCAGACGAAAGTTTAA